The region GAGCAATGCATCGCATATGCAAATACTTACACCTTACTGCAGTAGAACCCCAAGAcagcattttcttttttaaaaacccTATGGCAGTATCATTGCTAGAAGCATTATCAACTGTGACAGAAAAAATTGACTTCAACCCCCACTCTAGTAGGCAACTTTCAAGTGCCTTAGCTATGTATTCCCCCTTATGTGAAGAAATAGGGACAAAGGAAATGATTTTTTTCTGTAGCTTCCACTCATGATCTATGAAATGTGCAGTAATGCACATGTAGTTGATTCTTTGTACAGAAGTCCAAGTATCAGTAGTGATACTAACCCTTTGGCAGCTAGTCTTAAAGAAATTCTTCAAATTAACCCTCTCATCAGAATAAATTTTCAGAATATCCCTACTTACTGTCCATCTAGAAGGAATTTTGAACATAGGACAGCAAACAAGAATAAATTTCCTAAAACCTTGACCCTCCACAAACCTAAAAGGTAGCTCATCAACAATAATCATTTCACAAAGAGCTCTCCTAATCAACTCCTGATCAAAAACCCAGGTTCCTAAAACCCCTGCTGCACCTTCAGACTCAGTTAAACCAGAACTAGGGGCAGGAGAGAATGTGAGTAGAGATTGCCTAGTATCCTTAGAGTGAGGATTTTTTAAGCAAGTCATAATGTGATTTCTCAAAGTAGAAGTCCCATGTCTTTTGGACTCAGATTTGTAAGACTTTTTACAGTATATGCACACTGCTGAGACAACaatgttatctttgttcttgATTTTTTCAAAGTGATCCCAAACAGGAGATCTGGTttcaacctcttttctttttttaggaaCAGATGGAGGCAAAGGCTGCTGAGATGTATCTTTCTCTACAGCTTCAGCTCCCATATCATGTTCCACATTTTGAGAGGGAGGTTGACTTCCAGACCCACCAACACTTTCCATCTATAACATATAGTAGGAAAGTATTAGGGATCTCATTTCAAAATCTAgagcatttcaatttcatcattaATAAGCATAGTTCAGACATTGCACATTTCATCATGTATGCAGAAATGCAGAATTGCAGATTCCACAATAACACAAGCAATTTAAGGGTCATCTATCCATAAACTTGGCAACTTGCACAGTTTCACACTTGCAagttacaatttacaaaacacAAAGAAATCAATAATCAGGCATTCAAGCAAAGTATGCAAATACTTTTTGATGCTCATCATTTATATGGATTTCACATCCCACTAATCCCAATTAGGGGCTAAGGCTTCCACCAAAACAGACATTCAGATTTCAGGCattcaagatttttaaaaatggatTTCAGACTTTCAGTAAGCACAATAACACACAGAAATCCATAATCATTAATCAGgcattcaagatttcaagcacAGTAAGAGCACAgtcttactttaaaaaaatataatgctcATCATTTATATGGATTTCACATCCCACTAATCCCAGTTAGGGGCTATGGCTTCCACCAAAACAGACATTCAGATTTCAGGCattcaagatttttaaaaatggatTTCAGACTTTCAGTAAGCACAATAACACACAGAAATCCATAATCATTAATCAGgcattcaagatttcaagcacAGTAAGAGCACAgtcttactttaaaaaaatataatgctcATCATTTATATGGATTTCACATCCCACTAATCCCAGTTAGGGGCTATGGCTTCCACCAAAACAGACATTCAGATTTCAGGCATTCAAGATTTTTAGAAATGGATTTCAGACTTTCAGTAAGCACAATAACACAAAGAAATCCATAATCATTAATCAGGGGAATAGGGGATAGGGCTTCGGGCTTCCACCATACTGGAAAATAATACACTACATTGCTAGAAGCCTAGAAATTAGGCGAATAATTTCACAAAATCAGAGTATATCAATATCAAAATTCAGAACCCTAAATCAAAGAGCTTGAAATTAGGGTCACAACACTATCACAGATTCACTCATTCACATGAGTCACAACACAGGACACAGAATCAGAGAATAACAAAAATcaattagggtttaggggttaCCTTGTTTCTCAGCAATAATCCCCCGAGAACAGAGGGCCTTCGATTCCTAGCAAGCAAACTGCAACCCTCTCGAGTCCACAGGTCACCGTCTGTCCGTCTCTGCGTCTCACCGATTCAGGGACTACCGAACTAGGGCTTCCACCGGAGACTTAAAAGTCTCTGATTCTCTAACTCTCTTAGAAGTTAGAACTGTAGAAGAGACAACGAGAGTACGAGACTACGAGAGAGGAGACAGTAATCTAAGAACTCAGAGAAGAGAGAACAAAGAGAGAGGTTGAGAGAACTCAGAGAAGAGAGATTGAGAGAGGTCAAGAGAAGTAGATCTACTAGAGAACGAGAGAATTCTCTAGGTCAAGAGTGAAGAGGTGCGACTGCGCAAATGAGCAGATCTGGAATCTTCGCAGTATATATACTATGCTCATACGACGTCGTATATATGTGCAGAATGCGAACCCTAGCGGTACATCGGGTTTTCGGACGGGTTCGGGTGGCATTACTGCCACCCAAACCGAATTCATTTGAACCGCACAGCGcgcggttcggttcggttttggCTTGTTCGGGTTCGGTTATCCTCGGATGACGCATTGCGGTGGTCGGGTTGGTCGGGTTCTTCGGTTTGGTCGGGTTATGCACACCCCTATCTTTAGCAGTTAGTGTGGTGGTAGTATCCCTCTCAACAGGTAGTTTTGTGGTGGTAGTGGTATCCCTTTCAGCTATCTTCAGGTGTTAATCCAATATCCCAATTTGGTGAGGAAATTGGACATGCCCTTGTTGTCTTGGTGAAGGTCTCCTCAAGTGTCTGACATTTAGAGCTGTCAAAATGGGTCCAATCTGTCGGGTTGAGCCTGTTTAACCCGTATTTTAATTGAGTTGGGTAAAAAAATCTTAACCCGGCTCTTATTTAACCCTATCCGTATCTAAGCTAAACGGGTTGAGCCCGGATAACACggggcattttttttttttttttttaatagctaAAGCATGTAGGCAGCATACGTGAGCCAGACTGCCAGACAAGCAGACAATGAGACAGGCAGCACCCGTGACCATTTCCCCATTTCCCTTTTGGGCATTTTCCCATTTCccctaaaaaattaaaataataaaatctctAAATTCCTTAATCTCCCCAACTCCCTATGTCCTTCCCGACTCGCTGCCCTGCCCCTGCGTCTCTGCGATCTACGACGGCCGGCGGAACTACCAACTCAGACAAGCGACTGCCCATCACCACTTCTCGCAACTCTGGTAATTCTCTTTTCTTCCCATTAGGCACTTCTCGCAACTCTGGTAATTCTCTTTTCTTCCCATTAGGCCCTTCTTTATACTCTGGTAATTCTCTTTTCTTCCCATTAGGCCCTTCTTTATATTCTGGTAATTCTCTTTTCTTCCCATTAGGCCCTTCTTTATATTCCTTTTTCTTCCTTTCTACTTGCTTTATACGTAGTCATTCTCTGCCTTTTCTGTCCATTCTTGCAGTCTATCAGGTCCCTGTATTTCTACCTTACTTTcctgtgtgtttttttttttttttttttNNNNNNNNNNNNNNNNNNNNNNNNNNNNNNNNNNNNNNNNNNNNNNNNNNNNNNNNNNNNNNNNNNNNNNNNNNNNNNNNNNNNNNNNNNNNNNNNNNNNNNNNNNNNNNNNNNNNNNNNNNNNNNNNNNNNNNNNNNNNNNNNNNNNNNNNNNNNNNNNNNNNNNNNNNNNNNNNNNNNNNNNNNNNNNNNNNNNNNNNNNNNNNNNNNNNNNNNNNNNNNNNNNNNNNNNNNNNNNNNNNNNNNNNNNNNNNNNNNNNNNNNNNNNNNNNNNNNNNNNNNNNNNNNNNNNNNNNNNNNNNNNNNNNNNNNNNNNNNNNNNNNNNNNNNNNNNNNNNNNNNNNNNNNNNNNNNNNNNNNNNNNNNNNNNNNNNNNNNNNNNNNNNNNNNNNNNNNNNNNNNNNNNNNNNNNNNNNNNNNNNNNNNNNNNNNNNNNNNNNNNNNNNNNNNNNNNNNNNNNNNNNNNNNNNNNNNNNNNNNNNNNNNNNNNNNNNNNNNNNNNNNNNNNNNNNNNNNNNNNNNNNNNNNNNNNNNNNNNNNNNNNNNNNNNNNNNNNNNNNNNNNNNNNNNNNNNNNNNNNNNNNNNNNNNNNNNNNNNNNNNNNNNNNNNNNNNNNNNNNNNNNNNNNNNNNNNNNNNNNNNNNNNNNNNNNNNNNNNNNNNNNNNNNNNNNNNNNNNNNNNNNNNNNNNNNNNNNNNNNNNNNNNNNNNNNNNNNNNNNNNNNNNNNNNNNNNNNNNNNNNNNNNNNNNNNNNNNNNNNNNNNNNNNNNNNNNNNNNNNNNNNNNNNNNNNNNNNNNNNNNNNNNNNNNNNNNNNNNNNNNNNNNNNNNNNNNNNNNNNNNNNNNNNNNNNNNNNNNNNNNNNNNNNNNNNNNNNNNNNNNNNNNNNNNNNNNNNNNNNNNNNNNNNNNNNNNNNNNNNNNNNNNNNNNNNNNNNNNNNNNNNNNNNNNNNNNNNNNNNNNNNNNNNNNNNNNNNNNNNNNNNNNNNNNNNNNNNNNNNacctctcgaaggtgaattttcttccacatgagtttaaggatcttccccctgagtgattgatccctaaacctccttattcctccgtcttgatctggtttgTTCCATAATAAGCAtgtggttagggatcttccccctgagtgattgatccatAACCCTCCTTATCCCTCCATACAACGTTGGTTGGTTTTTGATAAGGAGTCAGCCTTTTATCTTTCGAAGCAATCTCTCAAAcaacccttcttcgagacataactaTGTTTGGAAACGACTGACTTTTGTATCTCTCGATTGACCTTTCGAACATAGATTGCGGTAGAGAACAAGGTTGATTcattcaaaagatatcacttagaacatttccttaagttcatttagtgatttccaaatacattacatatgaatcaatatattatttgattccCTAAAGGTGCCTTTTGAGCAACAGATTGCCTTTAAGGTTTCAaacgttaaagcaggaactagccatctagaatcctatttattctagttacagaactagaggtggctaattcttcttgttcttctctccctCTCCACTGCTGAATTCCTCACGAGTTccttctccctttcccttggttctccatttggttgaNNNNNNNNNNNNNNNNNNNNNNNNNNNNNNNNNNNNNNNNNNNNNNNNNNNNNNNNNNNNNNNNNNNNNNNNNNNNNNNNNNNNNNNNNNNNNNNNNNNNNNNNNNNNNNNNNNNNNNNNNNNNNNNNNNNNNNNNNNNNNNNNNNNNNNNNNNNNNNNNNNNNNNNNNNNNNNNNNNNNNNNNNNNNNNNNNNNNNNNNNNNNNNNNNNNNNNNNNNNNNNNNNNNNNNNNNNNNNNNNNNNNNNNNNNNNNNNNNNNNNNNNNNNNNNNNNNNNNNNNNNNNNNNNNNNNNNNNNNNNNNNNNNNNNNNNNNNNNNNNNNNNNNNNNNNNNNNNNNNNNNNNNNNNNNNNNNNNNNNNNNNNNNNNNNNNNNNNNNNNNNNNNNNNNNNNNNNNNNNNNNNNNNNNNNNNNNNNNNNNNNNNNNNNNNNNNNNNNNNNNNNNNNNNNNNNNNNNNNNNNNNNNNNNNNNNNNNNNNNNNNNNNNNNNNNNNNNNNNNNNNNNNNNNNNNNNNNNNNNNNNNNNNNNNNNNNNNNNNNNNNNNNNNNNNNNNNNNNNNNNNNNNNNNNNNNNNNNNNNNNNNNNNNNNNNNNNNNNNNNNNNNNNNNNNNNNNNNNNNNNNNNNNNNNNNNNNNNNNNNNNNNNNNNNNNNNNNNNNNNNNNNNNNNNNNNNNNNNNNNNNNNNNNNNNNNNNNNNNNNNNNNNNNNNNNNNNNNNNNNNNNNNNNNNNNNNNNNNNNNNNNNNNNNNNNNNNNNNNNNNNNNNNNNNNNNNNNNNNNNNNNNNNNNNNNNNNNNNNNNNNNNNNNNNNNNNNNNNNNNNNNNNNNNNNNNNNNNNNNNNNNNNNNNNNNNNNNNNNNNNNNNNNNNNNNNNNNNNNNNNNNNNNNNNNNNNNNNNNNNNNNNNNNNNNNNNNNNNNNNNNNNNNNNNNNNNNNNNNNNNNNNNNNNNNNNNNNNNNNNNNNNNNNNNNNNNNNNNNNNNNNNNNNNNNNNNNNNNNNNCAGGTAATTAtccattgatgactaaattgacatgtttatgtatctaattgcaacttcaaaacgtttgagggcctaattgactttaaagataaatatttctgacctatttgatacattttatgcaaaaaaaaaagtgacatttttatttacccggtattacagttcactaacagttaattatgccttgatgacaaaattgacatgtttatgtatctaattgcaactttaaaaagttttcagggtctaattgactttacacataaagtttgatggccaatttgataaattttatgcaaaaaaagtgaaagttttatttacctgttattacaagtaactaacaggtaattatgccttgatgacaaaattagcatgtttatgtatctaattgcaactttaaaaagttttcagggtctaattgactttacacataaagtttgatggccaatttgataaattttatgcaaaaaaagtgaaagttttatttacctgttattacaagtaactaacaggtaattatgccttgatgacaaaattagcatgtttatgtatctaattgcaactttaaaaagttttcagggtctaattgactttacacataaagtttgatggccaatttgataaattttatgcaaaaaaagtgaaagttttatttacctgttattacaagtaactaacaggtaattatgccttgatgacaaaattgctatgtttttgtatctaattgcaactttaaaacgtttgagggcctaattaactttaaagataaatattgctggcctatttgatacattttatgcaaaaaaaagtgaNNNNNNNNNNNNNNNNNNNNNNNNNNNNNNNNNNNNNNNNNNNNNNNNNNNNNNNNNNNNNNNNNNNNNNNNNNNNNNNNNNNNNNNNNNNNNNNNNNNNNNNNNNNNNNNNNNNNNNNNNNNNNNNNNNNNNNNNNNNNNNNNNNNNNNNNNNNNNNNNNNNNNNNNNNNNNNNNNNNNNNNNNNNNNNNNNNNNNNNNNNNNNNNNNNNNNNNNNNNNNNNNNNNNNNNNNNNNNNNNNNNNNNNNNNNNNNNNNNNNNNNNNNNNNNNNNNNNNNNNNNNNNNNNNNNNNNNNNNNNNNNNNNNNNNNNNNNNNNNNNNNNNNNNNNNNNNNNNNNNNNNNNNNNNNNNNNNNNNNNNNNNNNNNNNNNNNNNNNNNNNNNNNNNNNNNNNNNNNNNNNNNNNNNNNNNNNNNNNNNNNNNNNNNNNNNNNNNNNNNNNNNNNNNNNNNNNNNNNNNNNNNNNNNNNNNNNNNNNNNNNNNNNNNNNNNNNNNNNNNNNNNNNNNNNNNNNNNNNNNNNNNNNNNNNNNNNNNNNNNNNNNNNNNNNNNNNNNNNNNNNNNNNNNNNNNNNNNNNNNNNNNNNNNNNNNNNNNNNNNNNNNNNNNNNNNNNNNNNNNNNNNNNNNNNNNNNNNNNNNNNNNNNNNNNNNNNNNNNNNNNNNNNNNNNNNNNNNNNNNNNNNNNNNNNNNNNNNNNNNNNNNNNNNNNNNNNNNNNNNNNNNNNNNNNNNNNNNNNNNNNNNNNNNNNNNNNNNNNNNNNNNNNNNNNNNNNNNNNNNNNNNNNNNNNNNNNNNNNNNNNNNNNNNNNNNNNNNNNNNNNNNNNNNNNNNNNNNNNNNNNNNNNNNNNNNNNNNNNNNNNNNNNNNNNNNNNNNNNNNNNNNNNNNNNNNNNNNNNNNNNNNNNNNNNNNNNNNNNNNNNNNNNNNNNNNNNNNNNNNNNNNNNNNNNNNNNNNNNNNNNNNNNNNNNNNNNNNNNNNNNNNNNNNNNNNNNNNNNNNgtctgcctgcctttgagtgagttaggttgagataacctaagtctcatttcgatcttcggatccttatgagtccggcagtctttctgtcttcgagtgaattaggttgagataacttaagtctcatttcaatcctcggatccttatgagtccggcagtctgcctgcctttgagtgagttaggttgagataacctaactctcatttcgatcttcggatccttatgagtccggtagtctgcctgcctttgagtgagttagggtgagataacctaagtctcatttcgatcctcggatccttatgagtccggcagtctgtctgcctttgagtgagctaggttgagataacctaagtctcatttcaatcctgggatccttatgagtccggcagtctgcctgtctttgagtgagttaggttgagataacctaactctcatttcgatcttcggatccttatgagtccggtagtctgcctgcctttgagtgagttagggtgagataacctaagtctcatttcgatcctcggatccttatgagtccggcagtctgtctgcctttgagtgagctaggttgagataacctaagtctcatttcaatcctgggatccttatgagtccggcagtctgcctgtctttgagtgagttaggttgagataacctaactctcatttcgatcttcggatccttatgagtccggtagtctgcctgcctttgagtgagttagggtgagataacctaagtctcatttcgatcctcggatccttatgagtccggcagtctgtctgcctttgagtgagctaggttgagataacctaagtctcatttcaatcctgggatccttatgagtccggcagtctgcctgtctttgagtgagttaggttgagataacctaactctcatttcgatcttcggatccttatgagtccggtagtctgcctgcctttgagtgagttagggtgagataacctaagtctcatttcgatcctcggatccttatgagtccggcagtctgtctgcctttgagtgagctaggttgagataacctaagtctcatttcaatcctgggatccttatgagtccggcagtctgcctgtctttgagtgagttaggttgagataacctaactctcatttcgatcttcggatccttatgagtccggtagtctgcctgcctttgagtgagttagggtgagataacctaagtctcatttcgatcctcggatccttatgagtccggcagtctgtctgcctttgagtgagctaggttgagataacctaagtctcatttcaatcctgggatccttatgagtccggcagtctgcctgtctttgagtgagttaggttgagataacctaactctcatttcgatcttcggatccttatgagtccggtagtctgcctgcctttgagtgagttagggtgagataacctaagtctcatttcgatcctcggatccttatgagtccggcagtctgtctgcctttgagtgagctaggttgagataacctaagtctcatttcaatcctgggatccttatgagtccggcagtctgcctgcctttgagtgagttaggttgagataacctaactctcatttcgatcttcggatccttatgagtccggcagtctttctacctttgagtgagctaggttgagataacctaagtctcatttcgcctttgagtgagctaggttgagataacctaagtctcatttcgattttgagtgagctaggttgagataacctaagtctcatttcgatcttgagtgagctaggttgagataacctaagtctcatttcgatcttgagtgagctaggttgagataacctaagtctcatttcgatcttcggatccttaggttgagataacctaagtctcatttcgatcttcggatccttatgagtccggcagtctgtctgcctttgagtgagctaggttgagatagcctaagtctcatttcgatcttcggatccttatgagtccggcagtctgcatgcctttgagtgagttaggttgagataacctaagtctcatttcgatcttcggatccttatgagtccggcagtctttctgtcttcgagtgagttaggttgagataacctaaggctcatttcgatcttcggatccttatgagtccggcagtctttctgtcttcgagtgagttaggttgagataacctaaggctcatttcgatcttcggatccttatgagtccggtagtctgcctgcctttgagtgagttagggtgagataacctaagtctcatttcgatcctcggatccttatgagtccggcagtctgtctgcctttgagtgagttaggttgagataacctaagtctcatttcaatcttcagatccttatgagtccggcagtctgcctgcctttgagtgagttaggttgagataacctaagtctcatttcgatcttcggatccttatgagtcctgcagtctttctgtcttcgagtgagttaggttgagataacttaagtctcatttcaatcctcggatccttatgagtccggcagtctgcctgcctttgagtgagctaggttgagataacctaagtctcatttcaatcttcagatccttatgagtccggcagtctgcctgcctttgagtgagctaggttgagataacctaagtctcatttcaatcttcagatccttatgagtccggcagtctgcctgcctttgagtgagctaggttgagataacctaagtctcatttcaatcttcagatccttatgagtccggcagtctgcctgcc is a window of Ipomoea triloba cultivar NCNSP0323 chromosome 16, ASM357664v1 DNA encoding:
- the LOC116007861 gene encoding zinc finger BED domain-containing protein RICESLEEPER 2-like yields the protein MVKVQWSNHSPEEATWELEDVMIERYPDLFNSKRKKKEYKEGPNGKKRELPEYKEGPNGKKRELPEYKEGPNGKKRELPELREVPNGKKRELPELREVVMGSRLSELGKWENAQKGNGEMVTGAACLIVCLSGSLAHMESVGGSGSQPPSQNVEHDMGAEAVEKDTSQQPLPPSVPKKRKEVETRSPVWDHFEKIKNKDNIVVSAVCIYCKKSYKSESKRHGTSTLRNHIMTCLKNPHSKDTRQSLLTFSPAPSSGLTESEGAAGVLGTWVFDQELIRRALCEMIIVDELPFRFVEGQGFRKFILVCCPMFKIPSRWTVSRDILKIYSDERVNLKNFFKTSCQRVSITTDTWTSVQRINYMCITAHFIDHEWKLQKKIISFVPISSHKGEYIAKALESCLLEWGLKSIFSVTVDNASSNDTAIGFLKKKMLSWGSTAVRCKYLHMRCIAHILNLVVQDGLKESDDSVKKVRDSVRYMRSSPARLQKFRELADLIGVEAKNSLVLDVPTRWNSTYLMLHTALLYQKVFEVYEDYDPSFKSDLGGNVPNFLDWEVVEGLVKFLKSFYEMTVRISGSLYVTSNTFFSEVSDLSCILTGLVGAESDSVKAMGMNMRTKFDKYWGDPNKMNFLIFYGNIMDPRDKIEYMPYQFNQLYGDENGKSLFEKVMKDLKELYVDYVTSFPVQSDPVPVEQSVPPTVLSDPVSLGRPQSLLKSQLKKQRLESGELGRKKTELEVYLSEEIIEEDGEFDLLKWWKVNAGSFIRINL